From Raphanus sativus cultivar WK10039 unplaced genomic scaffold, ASM80110v3 Scaffold0320, whole genome shotgun sequence, the proteins below share one genomic window:
- the LOC108842080 gene encoding protein NETWORKED 3A encodes MVMDSSKWWWIGNHNTTNFSPWLHSTLSELDEKTKEMLRVIDEDADSFAARAEMYYKKRPELVAMVEDFYRSHRSLAERYDLLRPSSVHKHGSESHHRDEKASTWDQSSWSEACETREEYAESEVDDGEDKWVDDDEGETDDNYGEANGDDGIMKEEIERLREENKVYGEMVREKDEEKREAIRQMSLAIQMLKEENSELKKRCVSSVVDVSQRKQQIWKPFEFKKLEGLFGRVVGNWIVPKTESTTSRELMTL; translated from the exons ATGGTGATGGATTCATCAAAATGGTGGTGGATTGGGAACCACAACACCACTAATTTCTCTCCATGGCTTCATTCTACTCTCTCTG AGTTGGATGAGAAGACAAAGGAGATGCTGAGAGTGATCGATGAGGATGCGGATTCGTTCGCGGCACGAGCTGAGATGTATTACAAGAAAAGGCCTGAGCTCGTTGCTATGGTCGAAGATTTCTACCGTTCCCATCGCTCCTTAGCCGAGAGGTACGACTTGTTGAGACCCTCTTCTGTGCACAAACACGGCTCAGAGAGTCATCATCGTGATGAGAAAGCATCGACTTGGGACCAGTCTTCCTGGTCCGAGGCTTGTGAGACTCGTGAAGAGTACGCTGAGTCCGAAGTGGATGACGGTGAAGACAAGTgggttgatgatgatgaaggtgAGACTGATGACAATTATGGTGAAGCTAATGGAGATGATGGGATTATGAAGGAAGAGATAGAGAGGCTGAGAGAGGAGAATAAGGTTTACGGTGAAATggtgagagagaaagatgaagagaagagagaagctATAAGGCAGATGAGTTTAGCAATTCAAATGCTCAAAGAAGAGAACTCAGAGCTGAAGAAGAGATGTGTTTCTTCCGTTGTTGATGTGTCTCAGAGGAAGCAACAGATTTGGAAGCCTTTCGAGTTCAAGAAGCTTGAAGGGTTGTTTGGGAGAGTAGTGGGCAACTGGATCGTCCCAAAGACAGAGTCTACTACTTCCAGAGAGCTCATGACTCTTTAA